Proteins encoded together in one Penicillium digitatum chromosome 1, complete sequence window:
- a CDS encoding Pleckstrin homology-type: protein MGRSRVLSFISSLGGSKHNATAKENKKSSSDVTLVANLSPFDTPHQWQTPPTTPSPPTDTSPGSSGLRVGNGSRPASMIFSRNPPLMQQAVDTPPELSPIFSFLNIHSNKVYQEGYFLKLNDLDSHGRPSGDRQWVECYAQLVGTVLSLWDGAALDAAGGEEVPATFINLADASIKMIETLPIQNGATQPLKNVLSLSSAGKNRYLLHFNSFNSLTQWTAAIRLSMFEHTSLYEAYTGSLIAARGRTLNGINSILAPTKFKYEDWARVRFGAGTPWRRCWFVICPPDEKELQKARKVIKKSAYDRLTMPVTGNIKFFETKKTKKAIPIATVTQVYSAYAIYPQSKALIDASTLVKLEGRITTHAPDSSSEGLVFIMPELHPAVSGLEMMLRFLFPTFDTFNLYGRPTRLVADTNHIKSIMFAFPKERRYGYLDVLDIANLLQTPGSQEWSEAEWRKQLKEATQRRISSGRSRTNSFNSSRPLYRSVSSRHSDAPMDSTRRQFAGLEKNPEFNHSTEAIIHEVPQNEGSPVMYHNRGVTDTPGLNIDLMRRGVPTVAPIAESTSSGNDPHLDYLQCPPVRMQLPPKTPPAPVEKPPAFSHGPKEVPTYRPDPSSEQRLANNRMSYATLSQLTSVGTMGLSAAAAGAAWKSHQAQTQNHQQPQDRSFNTVPPPVPVLSINSLAVSSSDEGLGLAPPVRPPPVPEHCPNTPSTTGSPQCVSPQNYSPQQMQIDTDRFVRRKPLPQQNLFGTEPQSPSEPSYDDLRHTLDEDALNKIAPHLPSPTSSAGKGNGNEDESNYDDASTDSPDYASTHESVYSKKSVASTKPRMGVMKTVGVPTVKDYVIGDAHYTTDHASTSNPDIPTVDFGPTMTYMPTTGRPTTSDTLRRPLHDRNDSLGTKFSVPTQTIDQANGRPSSGEEYRRSMLWQPGMASGRPVTPGGGLTPEQFVQQRAAPSPPMHFHNRSPSNPMSVHRPVSGDWTQHARPRSPTNPQRDATYRPLSRGAQGMLTYNEGSANLSAREQEHVARMTGSSFFNMSNDNQKPQAPVNPMGLVSHIDTREREKREMREGMSNQAVQQAIAHRQQHMMQQQYAPTFLPPFAPQQMQSQQAGFVYPPQHGRHESMYNMPTASHTWDALNQAVHPAEPRRSSWYGQLAQAPQTPPSYPQHQTYGQESRYYTHAN from the exons ATGGGTCGTTCGCGTG TTCTCTCATTTATTTCCAGTTTGGGGGGATCGAAGCACAATGCCACTGCTAAAGAAAATAAAAAGTCGTCGAGCGACGTGACCCTAGTGGCCAACTTGAGTCCATTTGATACACCACACCAGTGGCAAACTCCGCCTACTACCCCGTCTCCTCCGACCGATACATCCCCTGGGAGTTCTGGACTACGAGTCGGAAATGGCTCACGGCCGGCATCCATGATCTTCTCACGCAACCCGCCTCTCATGCAACAGGCGGTCGATACCCCGCCGGAGTTGTCGCCAATCTTTTCATTCCTTAATATCCACTCGAACAAGGTCTACCAGGAAGGTTACTTTTTAAAATTGAATGATCTGGATTCGC ACGGACGGCCTTCTGGGGATCGGCAATGGGTGGAATGCTACGCACAGTTGGTCGGAACTGTTCTTTCACTATGGGATGGCGCTGCGCTGGACGCAGCAGGTGGTGAAGAGGTCCCGGCGACCTTTATTAATTTGGCTGATGCGTCGATCAAGATG ATTGAGACTCTTCCGATCCAAAATGGAGCTACACAACCATTGAAGAACGTACTTAGCCTGTCTTCTGCGGGCAAAAATCGATACCTCTTACATTTCAATTCATTTAACTCGCTGACACAATGGACTGCGGCGATTCGTCTCTCGATGTTCGAACACACGTCTTTATATGAAGCGTACACTGGTTCTCTGATCGCAGCGAGAGGACGAACTCTCAACGGAATCAACTCGATTCTGGCGCCCACCAAATTCAAGTATGAAGATTGGGCGCGGGTGCGATTTGGAGCAGGAACTCCGTGGAGACGGTGCTGGTTTGTGATCTGTCCGCCAGACGAAAAAGAGCTCCAGAAAGCTCGAAAAGTCATAAAAAAATCGGCATATGACCGCTTGACAATGCCAGTTACCGGAAATATCAAGTTTTTCGAGACGAAAAAGACGAAAAAGGCGATTCCCATTGCAACGGTTACTCAGGTGTACTCGGCATATGCTATTTACCCACAATCTAAAGCGCTCATTGATGCATCCACCCTGGTGAAATTGGAAGGACGGATTACCACCCATGCGCCTGACTCTTCCTCAGAGGGTCTTGTATTTATCATGCCAGAGCTGCATCCTGCCGTCTCGGGACTCGAGATGATGCTGCGCTTCCTTTTCCCGACATTCGACACTTTCAATCTCTATGGCCGTCCTACTCGCCTGGTGGCAGACACTAATCACATTAAGAGCATCATGTTTGCCTTCCCTAAGGAGCGACGCTACGGTTATCTTGATGTGCTGGACATTGCCAATCTTCTCCAAACCCCAGGGAGCCAAGAATGGAGCGAAGCGGAATGGAGAAAACAGCTCAAAGAGGCAACCCAGCGCCGGATATCATCTGGCAGGAGCAGAACCAACAGTTTCAACAGCTCAAGACCTCTTTATCGCTCGGTGTCCAGCCGACACAGTGACGCCCCTATGGACTCTACTCGCCGCCAGTTTGCCGGTCTGGAGAAGAATCCGGAATTCAACCACTCGACCGAGGCTATTATTCATGAAGTCCCCCAAAACGAGGGCTCACCCGTGATGTATCACAACCGGGGGGTTACTGATACCCCGGGCTTAAACATTG ATCTGATGCGTCGTGGCGTTCCAACGGTCGCTCCGATCGCCGAGAGTACCAGCTCTGGCAACGACCCGCATCTCGATTATCTTCAATGCCCGCCAGTCAGAATGCAGCTTCCCCCCAAAACGCCACCGGCTCCTGTTGAAAAACCACCCGCCTTTTCGCATGGACCTAAAGAGGTGCCCACCTACCGGCCCGATCCCTCTTCGGAGCAGAGGTTGGCGAACAACCGGATGTCTTACGCAACGCTTTCCCAACTCACATCGGTGGGCACGATGGGACTGAGCGCGGCAGCCGCCGGTGCTGCATGGAAAAGCCACCAGGCACAGACTCAGAACCACCAACAGCCCCAGGACAGGAGCTTCAATACTGTCCCCCCTCCGGTCCCCGTTCTGTCCATAAACTCTCTTGCAGTTTCATCAAGTGATGAAGGCTTGGGCCTTGCACCCCCGGTTCGACCTCCCCCGGTTCCGGAGCATTGCCCTAACACACCTAGTACTACCGGCAGCCCACAATGTGTTTCTCCCCAGAACTATTCCCCTCAACAGATGCAGATTGACACCGACAGATTCGTGCGACGCAAGCCACTCCCTCAACAAAACCTCTTCGGGACGGAGCCACAGTCACCAAGCGAACCGAGTTACGACGATCTTCGTCACACCCTTGATGAAGATGCGTTGAACAAAATTgctcctcatcttccatcCCCAACTTCTTCTGCTGGAAAAGGTAACGGGAATGAGGACGAGAGCAACTATGATGATGCATCGACGGATTCGCCTGACTATGCCAGCACCCACGAATCTGTCTACAGCAAGAAATCCGTTGCGTCCACCAAACCCAGAATGGGTGTCATGAAGACCGTGGGAGTACCAACAGTCAAGGATTATGTCATTGGCGATGCTCATTATACCACGGATCACGCCTCAACCTCGAATCCGGATATTCCCACTGTTGACTTCGGCCCAACTATGACCTACATGCCTACCACCGGGCGACCAACCACCTCCGACACCCTAAGAAGACCTTTGCATGACCGCAATGATTCGTTGGGAACCAAATTTTCTGTGCCTACTCAAACAATCGATCAGGCTAATGGCCGGCCTTCCAGCGGGGAGGAATATCGACGGAGCATGCTGTGGCAGCCTGGAATGGCTTCCGGGCGGCCTGTCACCCCAGGTGGAGGTCTTACTCCGGAGCAGTTCGTGCAGCAACGGGCGGCCCCCAGTCCTCCGATGCATTTCCACAACCGCAGCCCTTCTAACCCTATGTCAGTGCATCGCCCGGTATCTGGCGACTGGACCCAGCATGCCCGTCCTAGATCGCCCACGAATCCTCAGCGGGATGCCACATATCGACCTTTGTCTCGTGGTGCCCAGGGAATGCTTACCTACAACGAGGGCTCGGCCAATCTTTCCGCTCGTGAACAGGAGCACGTTGCCCGCATGACTGgttcttccttcttcaataTGTCAAATGACAACCAGAAACCGCAGGCGCCAGTAAACCCTATGGGCCTTGTCTCACATATTGATACTAGGGAGCGTGAAAAGCGTGAAATGAGGGAGGGCATGTCGAACCAGGCGGTCCAACAGGCCATTGCGCACCGTCAGCAACACATGATGCAGCAACAGTACGCGCCGACATTCTTGCCGCCATTCGCTCCTCAACAAATGCAGTCCCAGCAAGCTGGCTTTGTGTATCCACCTCAACATGGTCGCCATGAGTCCATGTACAACATGCCGACTGCCAGTCACACTTGGGATGCCCTCAACCAGGCGGTGCACCCCGCAGAACCCCGTAGATCATCATGGTACGGgcaactggcgcaggctCCGCAAACACCGCCTAGCTATCCGCAACACCAGACCTACGGTCAAGAATCGAGGTACTACACCCATGCTAACTAG
- a CDS encoding Endopolygalacturonase 1: MGSSFKFGLIGLMGAAAVSAAPAAAPETNAIGSFLAPRGACTFSGPNGAQQAMNSKQACSTITLSNVAVPAGVTLDLTGLNTGTHVIFEGTTTFGYKEWKGPLVSVSGTSITVQGAAGSKLDGEGARWWDGKGTNGGKIKPAFFYAHSLTNSNINNIYIKNSPVQVFSIDGAKELTLNGVTVDNLDGDSQGGHNTDAFDVGSSNGVYIISPTVHNQDDCLAINSGSNIHFTGAQCTGGHGISIGSVGGRADNIVDGVTIENCNIKNSMNGVRVKSIYGTTGSIRGVTYKDITLSGITDYGVVIEQDYKNGSPTGTPTGGVPITGLTINNVHGTVNSGATNVYILCAEGACSNWSWGDVNVQGGRTSEKCKGIPGGAKC; encoded by the exons ATGGGTTCCAGCTTCAAATTCGGCCTCATCGGCCTCATGGGTGCTGCTGCTGTCAGCGCTGCCCCTGCCGCCGCCCCTGAGACCAATGCTATTGGTTCTTTCCTCGCCCCTCGTGGTGCTTGTACCTTCTCCGGCCCCAACGGTGCCCAGCAGGCCATGAACAGCAAGCAAGCTTGCTCGACCATTACCCTGAGCAACGTCGCTGTCCCGGCCGGAGTTACTCTGGACCTGACTGGATTGAACACCGGCACCCAC GTCATCTTCGAAGGAACCACCACTTTCGGATACAAGGAATGGAAGGGTCCCCTGGTCTCCGTTTCCGGAACTTCCATCACCGTCCAGGGTGCCGCGGGCTCCAAGCTCGATGGAGAGGGTGCCCGCTGGTGGGACGGCAAGGGAACCAACGGCGGCAAGATCAAGCCTGCGTTCTTCTACGCTCACAGCCTGACCAACTCCAACATCAACAACATCTACATCAAGAACTCCCCTGTGCAGGTCTTCAGTATCGATGGCGCTAAGGAGCTTACTCTCAACGGAGTTACCGTCGACAACCTCGATGGTGACAGCCAGGGTGGCCACAACACTGACGCATTCGACGTCGGCTCCAGCAACGGTGTCTACATCATCAGCCCTACCGTCCACAACCAGGATGACTGCCTTGCTATCAACTCCGGCTCG AACATCCACTTTACCGGCGCTCAGTGCACTGGCGGTCACGGTATCTCCATCGGTTCCGTCGGTGGACGCGCTGACAACATTGTCGACGGTGTCACCATCGAGAACTGCAACATCAAGAACTCCATGAACG GTGTCCGCGTCAAGAGTATCTACGGTACCACCGGTTCCATCCGGGGCGTCACCTACAAGGATATCACCCTCTCCGGAATCACCGACTACGGTGTTGTCATTGAGCAGGACTACAAGAACGGCAGCCCTACCGGAACCCCCACCGGCGGTGTCCCCATCACTGGTCTGACCATCAACAACGTCCACGGAACTGTCAACAGCGGTGCTACCAACGTCTACATTCTGTGTGCCGAGGGTGCTTGCTCCAACTGGTCCTGGGGTGATGTCAACGTCCAGGGTGGCCGCACTAGCGAGAAGTGCAAGGGTATCCCCGGCGGTGCTAAGTGCTAA
- a CDS encoding Major facilitator superfamily domain, general substrate transporter, whose product MAASLDSDLEKPEASSFKDETSPLADRIKTERGIDTHAERASVSDAASHEVKPKLHTGGKPELTEVDCYEKLGFCFPTWKKWTILSVIFVVQMSMNFNTGVYSNAVTGLTEEFHISEQAARVGQSVFLVAYAFGCELWAPWSEEFGRWPIMQLSLFFVNIWQIPCALAPNYGTIVVCRILGGLSSAGGSVTLGMTADMWEADDQGYAVAFVVLSSVGGSTVGPFFGGMIGEWLTWHWVFWIQLIIGAVTQILHFFIVPETRTTILIDREAKRRRKNGDDIWGPNDLKTPRLDYHDVFRIWIRPFEMLIREPIVLFLSLLSGFSDALIFVFTESFTLVFKQWSFSVLAVGLTFASILIGYVIAYIIFLPDIHRQIQTRRTCGPASRLAERRLLLLLFIAPLEPIGLLGFAWTSTGPPVPWIAPCIFACLIAMANYAIYMATIDYMVAAYGEYSASATGGNGFARDFLAGIATMYSTPMYQNMGSKYHLQWASTLLGCIGFLVLIPIYIFYWKGPEIRAKSKFAQQLAADRDRNTESRRASRTRASLGG is encoded by the coding sequence ATGGCTGCCTCACTGGACTCGGATCTTGAGAAGCCAGAAGCATCAAGTTTCAAGGATGAAACCAGCCCACTAGCAGATAGGATAAAAACAGAACGGGGCATCGACACTCATGCCGAACGCGCCTCCGTCTCCGACGCAGCAAGCCACGAAGTTAAACCCAAGCTGCATACCGGCGGCAAGCCCGAGCTAACAGAAGTCGACTGCTACGAAAAGCTCGGCTTCTGCTTCCCAACGTGGAAGAAATGGACAATTCTTTCCGTCATCTTCGTAGTTCAGATGTCCATGAACTTCAACACAGGTGTCTATTCCAACGCCGTCACTGGCCTGACGGAAGAATTCCACATCAGCGAACAAGCCGCGCGAGTCGGACAGTCTGTGTTCCTAGTTGCATACGCCTTCGGATGTGAGCTTTGGGCACCATGGAGTGAGGAATTCGGCCGCTGGCCCATAATGCAGCTCTCCCTGTTCTTCGTGAACATCTGGCAAATCCCATGCGCCCTCGCACCCAACTACGGCACAATCGTCGTATGTCGTATCCTCGGCGGTCTCAGTTCCGCGGGAGGCTCAGTCACCCTCGGTATGACAGCGGATATGTGGGAAGCCGACGACCAAGGCTACGCGGTAGCCTTTGTGGTTCTCTCGTCGGTAGGCGGGTCAACCGTGGGACCTTTCTTCGGTGGCATGATTGGCGAATGGCTCACATGGCACTGGGTATTCTGGATCCAACTGATCATCGGAGCGGTAACGCAAATCCTGCACTTTTTCATCGTACCTGAAACACGCACGACGATCCTAATCGACCGCGAAGCGAAACGCCGCCGCAAAAATGGAGACGACATCTGGGGTCCGAACGACCTTAAAACCCCACGTCTAGACTATCACGACGTATTCCGAATCTGGATCCGACCATTCGAGATGCTCATCCGCGAACCAATcgtcctcttcctctctctgCTGTCTGGTTTCTCAGACGCCCTAATCTTCGTCTTCACCGAGTCTTTCACCCTAGTCTTCAAGCAATGGTCCTTTAGCGTGCTAGCTGTCGGTCTAACCTTTGCTTCAATCCTCATCGGCTACGTAATAGCATACATAATCTTCCTACCAGACATCCACCGGCAAATCCAAACACGACGTACTTGCGGCCCAGCAAGCCGTCTTGCCGAGCGCcgtctcctcctcctcctaTTCATTGCACCCCTCGAACCAATCGGTCTCCTTGGCTTCGCGTGGACATCAACCGGTCCTCCAGTCCCCTGGATCGCGCCGTGCATTTTCGCATGTCTAATCGCAATGGCGAACTACGCGATCTACATGGCAACGATAGACTACATGGTTGCGGCATATGGGGAGTATTCTGCGTCTGCGACGGGGGGCAATGGCTTTGCGAGAGATTTCCTTGCTGGTATCGCGACCATGTACTCCACGCCCATGTACCAGAATATGGGCAGCAAGTATCATCTCCAGTGGGCGAGTACGCTGCTCGGCTGTATTGGGTTCTTGGTTTTGATTCCGATTTACATCTTCTACTGGAAGGGTCCGGAGATCAGGGCCAAGAGTAAATTTGCGCAGCAGCTTGCTGCTGATCGGGATAGGAATACCGAGAGTAGGAGAGCTAGTCGGACAAGGGCTTCGTTGGGGGGGTAA
- a CDS encoding COPII-coated vesicle membrane protein Erv46, putative — MRRHYSKTRSHLLTHSDSIFGTYYSAAVYKLSPGVCDSAYGRQLTGEMSAKSRFTRLDAFAKTVEDARIRTKSGGVITIASLLIVMWLVWGEWADYRRVVVLPELVVDKSRGERMEIHLNMTFPRLPCELLTLDVMDVSGEQQVGVAHGVNKVRLSPRNEGGKVIDVQALDLHSPSEAAKHLDPEYCGECGGATPPPNVIKPGCCTTCEEVRQAYAEKQWAFGDGSNIEQCTREGYAERLAEQRREGCRIEGVLKVNKVIGNFHIAPGRSFTTGNMHVHDLDTYIDPNAGPAEQHTMSHLVHELRFGPQLPAELAGRWGWTDHHHTNPLDDTKQETDEPAYNFLYFVKVVSTSYLPLGWDPQFSTAIHNAYDKAPLGYHGLAYGTQGSIEAHQYSVTSHKRPLSGGNDAAEGHKERVHAGGGIPGVFFNYDISPMKVVNREARPKTFTNFLTGVCAIIGGTLTVAAALDRGVYEGAMRVKKLHSS, encoded by the exons ATGAGGCGGCATTACTCT AAGACTCGGTCGCATCTATTGACTCACTCGGACTCTATTTTTG GCACTTATTATTCCGCTGCTGTCTACAAACTCTCGCCTGGCGTTTGCGATTCAGCCTATGGTCGTCAATTGACCGGCGAGATGTCAGCAAAGTCGCGATTTACGAGGCTAGATGCCTTCGCCAAGACGGTTGAAGATGCTCGCATTCGCACGAAATCCGGAGGTGTCATTACAATTGCATCGTTGTTGATTGTTATGTGGCTGGTATGGGGTGAATGGGCCGACTACAGACGAGTTGTTGTGTTGCCGGAGCTTGTTGTCGATAAATCGCGAG GAGAGCGAATGGAGATCCATTTAAACATGACCTTCCCTCGGCTGCCATGCGAACTCTTGACCCTGGACGTGATGGATGTCTCTGGTGAGCAGCAGGTCGGTGTGGCCCACGGCGTGAACAAAGTCCGCCTAAGTCCACGCAACGAAGGAGGCAAGGTGATTGATGTCCAAGCTTTGGACCT ACACTCCCCATCAGAAGCTGCAAAGCACTTAGACCCCGAATACTGTGGCGAATGTGGCGGAGCAACGCCTCCCCCCAATGTGATCAAACCGGGATGCTGTACTACTTGCGAGGAAGTGCGCCAAGCTTACGCCGAGAAGCAATGGGCTTTTGGCGACGGCAGCAACATCGAGCAGTGTACGCGTGAAGGCTATGCCGAGAGACTCGCCGAGCAGCGCCGCGAAGGTTGCCGGATTGAGGGTGTGCTAAAGGTCAACAAGGTGATTGGCAACTTCCACATTGCACCAGGCCGCAGTTTCACCACTGGCAACATGCACGTCCACGATCTGGACACCTATATCGACCCTAACGCGGGCCCGGCTGAGCAGCACACGATGTCCCACTTGGTCCATGAGCTTCGCTTTGGACCCCAGCTCCCCGCTGAGCTTGCTGGCCGCTGGGGGTGGACCGACCACCACCACACCAACCCGCTTGACGACACCAAACAGGAAACCGACGAGCCCGCCTACAACTTCCTGTACTTTGTCAAGGTTGTCTCGACATCTTACTTGCCTCTAGGCTGGGACCCTCAATTCTCGACCGCCATCCACAACGCCTACGATAAGGCGCCTCTTGGCTACCATGGCCTCGCCTACGGTACTCAGGGTAGTATCGAGGCTCACCAATATTCGGTAACCTCGCACAAGCGTCCTCTTTCTGGTGGAAATGATGCCGCGGAAGGCCACAAGGAGCGCGTGCATGCCGGTGGCGGCATTCCAGGCGTCTTCTTTAACTACGATATCTCCCCGATGAAGGTTGTCAACCGCGAAGCTCGTCCGAAGACCTTCACTAACTTCCTTACCGGTGTCTGTGCTATCATCGGTGGTACTTTGACTGTTGCCGCTGCTTTGGACCGCGGTGTGTATGAAGGCGCCATGCGCGTCAAGAAGCTGCATTCGAGCTAG
- a CDS encoding GARP complex subunit Vps53, putative → MKSMKSRHGGNDRGGIRKRGPTRTDRDGDMDMDASGARAKRNRAEKSALGGRAAGTGAGGRAAGTGHRAQARNKQRDSDLIERAIFSADSQANVQSSKKKAGGNLEQFSVRGWKSSKAASNRDGGLESLIAFLERRMNSFIKSGPRAKITKSRTEGDTLVAFVRPDLAGHMLRINNNVFAGAHVTVEAYTAATALDQELAAADPVPGSTADTKTKMTTILGKRFFPATKLLDLSKLSDDPDLNAMGIFNTISTQSKFFPALMKVWELGFKTVAERREAVESVSLAENKLSNINSVTTLAQSFPDIQYLDLSKNGIKNSQAMIGWRWKFRNLIFLDLTENEISSDPTFKDTMLKWYPKLQTLNNVQVRTPEEVAAQKKTPIPVLPPHFIDESQVGENFVRAFFPGYDNDRNSLVSSVYDDESTFSLNVNTTAPRAGQTEQAGWGEYIRKSRNLDKISHLSARMSRSFKGIEKIREVFNALPPTRHPDLVAKAEQWLIECHPVPHLPDPTRQSSTGVGGLSLMVHGQLEESVGGKIETRSFDRTFILGPGKTPGGIRVVSEIFCLRAFGGCEAWSPEIQALSQVPQVPVPGPVPTAVPAPPAVPAAAPSGIFAEGYGLPRPGKSDTQLQQEQMVTQMSAKSGMTLEYSEMALTGNGWNVELAWKNFEQLKATNALPPTAFLAPA, encoded by the exons ATGAAGAGCATGAAGTCTCGTCACGGCGGCAATGATCGCGGGGGAATCCGCAAGCGGGGCCCTACTAGAACCGACCGGGATGGCGACATGGATATGGATGCAAGCGGCGCCCGTGCAAAGAGAAATCGTGCCGAGAAATCTGCCCTGGGTGGCCGCGCCGCCGGTACAGGTGCAGGTGGCCGAGCTGCAGGAACTGGCCACCGGGCCCAGGCTCGCAACAAGCAGAGAGACTCGGATCTGATCGAGAGAGCCATTTTCAGCGCCGACAGCCAAGCAAACGTTCAAagcagcaaaaaaaaagctggTGGCAATCTGGAACAATTCAGTGTCCGAGGGTGGAAATCAAGCAAGGCGGCAAGTAACCGTGATGGCGGTCTTGAGAGCCTCATCGCATTCCTCGAACGACGTATGAACTCCTTTATCAAATCCGGACCCCGCGCAAAGATTACAAAG TCGCGCACTGAGGGTGACACTCTCGTGGCTTTCGTTCGACCTGATCTGGCGGGTCACATGCTTCGCATTAACAACAATGTCTTCGCCGGAGCTCATGTTACTGTTGAAGCATACACTGCTGCTACCGCACTCGACCAGGAACTGGCCGCAGCGGACCCAGTTCCTGGCTCGACCGCAGACACAAAGACTAAGATGACTACCATTCTTGGAAAGCGCTTCTTTCCTGCCACCAAACTGCTTGACTTGTCGAAGCTTTCGGACGACCCCGATCTAAACGCTATGGGAATCTTCAACACCATCTCTACTCAGTCCAAATTTTTCCCTGCTCTTATGAAAGTCTGGGAATTAGGCTTCAAGACTGTAGCTGAGCGACGTGAAGCGGTCGAAAGTGTCAGTCTGGCGGAGAACAAGCTTAGCAACATCAACTCCGTGACTACCCTCGCACAATCTTTCCCCGACATCCAATATCTGGACCTCTCGAAGAACGGCATCAAAAATTCGCAGGCGATGATTGGATGGCGTTGGAAATTTCGcaacctcatcttcctcgactTGACTGAGAACGAGATCAGTTCCGACCCAACTTTCAAGGACACTATGCTTAAGTGGTATCCCAAGCTGCAAACATTAAACAATGTCCAAGTGCGAACCCCAGAAGAGGTCGCGGCTCAGAAAAAGACACCGATACCCGTCTTGCCCCCTCACTTCATCGACGAATCTCAAGTCGGCGAAAACTTCGTTCGTGCTTTCTTCCCTGGCTATGACAACGATCGCAACAGCCTCGTCAGCAGCGTCTACGATGATGAGTCTACTTTCTCGCTGAATGTAAATACCACGGCTCCCCGGGCCGGTCAAACTGAGCAGGCAGGTTGGGGTGAATACATCAGAAAGAGCCGAAATCTCGACAAGATCAGCCACCTTTCCGCACGCATGTCCCGCTCCTTCAAGGGTATTGAGAAAATCCGTGAAGTTTTCAATGCGCTCCCGCCTACTCGCCACCCTGACCTTGTCGCAAAGGCAGAGCAATGGCTCATCGAATGTCACCCGGTCCCTCATCTCCCCGACCCTACTAGGCAGAGCTCCACTGGCGTTGGTGGCCTCTCTCTCATGGTGCATGGACAACTTGAGGAGAGTGTTGGTGGCAAGATTGAGACCCGAAGCTTCGATCGAACCTTTATTCTTGGCCCCGGTAAGACCCCTGGTGGCATCCGAGTTGTCAGCGAGATCTTCTGCCTGCGCGCTTTTGGTGGATGTGAGGCATGGTCCCCTGAAATTCAGGCACTTTCCCAGGTCCCCCAAGTTCCAGTTCCCGGTCCGGTTCCCACTGCGGTTCCTGCACCCCCCGCAGTCCCCGCAGCTGCCCCGAGTGGCATTTTTGCTGAAGGGTATGGTTTGCCCCGACCCGGAAAGTCCGACACCCAGCTTCAGCAGGAGCAGATGGTCACTCAGATGAGTGCCAAGTCGGGCATGACTTTGGAATACTCAGAGATGGCCCTCACAGGGAATGGCTGGAATGTCGAGCTTGCTTGGAAGAATTTTGAACAGCTCAAG GCAACCAACGCACTTCCTCCTACCGCTTTTCTTGCTCCGGCGTGA